The window GGCAGAACGACGGTTTCAAGAACCTGATGCGCCTCTTCTACGGCACCGGCAGTGCGCTGAACGGCTACGACCAGTACGGCCACTACCAGCGGACCAACGCCCTGGTGACACCCTGTACACCGTACGCCAGCGCCAACCTGTTCCCCGGCTGTTCGGCGCTCTGGTCGGTGCAACGGGCCCAGCTCGCAAACGCCGGGTTCGACCGGGCCCTGCCCGAACTGGAAGATCCCGAGAACCAGAACGGGACCACCGGACCGACCGGACCGACCGGATCGACCGGCGATACCGGGGCCACCGGTGATACCGGTACGACCGGAACCAGCGGCGCGATCGGCCCGACCGGTTCGATCCTGCCGCTGCCGGGCCGGGCCGATGGCGGTTCCGGCGATGACGGGGCGACGCCGGCCCCGGATGACCATCGCGGTCAGGCGCAGAGCCGCAGCGACAGCGCCACCGGGCTCCGGAAGCGAGTTCCGATCCTCGACTACCTGCTGGGTGGATGATGCACAAGAGTCGACGGAAATCCAGAATCTCGGCCAACCCGCTGCTGGTGGGTGCGGTCACCACGATCATCGCGGTGGTCGGCGTGTTCTTCTCCTACAACGCGAACATGGGTCTGCCGTTCGTGCCGACCTACCGGATCAACGCCGAGCTGCCGACCGGGGCTTCCCTGGTCCAGGGCAACGAGGTTCGGATCGCCGGGGTCAGGGTCGGCATCGTCAACTCGGTCAAGGCGAAGCAGCTCGACAACGGCCGCACGATCGCCAAGCTGGACCTGAAGCTGGACAAGAGCGCCCAGCCGGTTCCGGTCAACTCGACGATCACCGTGCGGCAACGCTCGGCGATGGGCCTCAAGTACCTCCTGCTCACCCCCGGTGATTCCGCCGAGGGCCTCAAGCCGGGTGGGACGATCCCGCTCTCCCAGGCCACCCCGGAGACGGTGGACATGGACCAGTGGTTCAACATGTTCCAGCCCGACGTCCGCCGGGCGATCCAGCGCAACCTGGCCGAGTACGGCGGCATGTTCGCCGCCCGCGGCGACGCGGTCAACGAGATTCTCGGCGAGCTGCCGCCGCTGCTCAAGGTGGCCGAGCCGGTGACCCGGAACCTTTCCTCGAAGCAGACCGACCTCGAAGGGTTCATCAAGGGCCTGAGTCAGGCCGCAGCCGAGGTGGCTCCGGTGGCCGACCAGCAGGCGGAGATGTTCGTCGCCCTGAACACCACCTTTGACGCCCTGGCGGAGGTTGCCCGACCCTACATGCAGGACTCGATCACCGAGGGTGTCAAGACCCAGCTTGTGATCCAGCGCGAGGCTCCCCGGATCCGTCCCTTCCTCAACACTTCAGCCAGGTTCATGAAGGCGTTCTATCCCGGAGCCAAGGCGCTCGGTGAGAGCGCTCCGATCGTCAGCTCCTCGTTCGACGTCGGTATCCCGGTGCTGAACTCCTCGCCGAGGCTCTACAACGAGCTCGGCCCGACCGCCCGTTCGCTCCGCCAGTTCGGGGCCAGCACCCAGGTCAACCGGGGAATCGACACCCTGATCAACACCAGCCGGATTCTGAAACCGCTGATGGCCTACGTCGGACCGGCCCAGAACGTCTGCAACTATCTGGCCCTGACCCTGCGGAACGTCCCCGAAACGATGTCGATGGGCAACGGCGATGGCCGGTGGGTGCGGGCGATCTCGACCTTCGCCCCGCTCGGCCCGAACGCCGAGTCGGTACCCGCGGCCGCCCCGGCCAACGGTGGCGGCATCAACCCCGATGCGGCCGGCAAGAACTTCCTGCACAGCAACCCGTATCCCTGGACCGCCTCGCCCGGTCAGCCCCGCGCCTGCGCCGCCGGCAACGAGATCTATCAGGCAGGGCGTCAGGTGATCGGCAACGAGATGGGCAGCCTGGCCACCCCGGTCGACATGACCGAAGGCCAGAGCCAGAAGCAGCTCAACTGGGGGAAGGGCCAGTGAGCGAGTCCTCCTACAAGCCCCAGAGCGAACACAAACGCAAGGTCTCGCGCTACAACCAGCAGTTCTTCCGGGACTGGGGCGGACCCGGACCGCTGTTCTTCGGTGCCGTTGCGGTTGTCCTGGTCGTGATCGGGCTCTACCTGGCCTTCACCAAGACGATTCCCTTCACCAGCCCGGAGTACGAACTGAAGGCAACCTTCTCGAACGCGGTCAACATCGCACTCAAGTCCCCGGTCCGGGTGGCCGGCATCAACGTCGGCAAGGTGACCAAGGTGGAAGGCCGGGGCAACAACACCGTGGTCACCTTCACGGTGGACCAGGAGGGACGTCCGATCCGTGAGGATGCCGCCGCCAGGATCCGGCCTCGCCTCTTCCTCGAAGGCAACTGGTTCATCGACCTC is drawn from Solirubrobacterales bacterium and contains these coding sequences:
- a CDS encoding MlaD family protein, with the protein product MMHKSRRKSRISANPLLVGAVTTIIAVVGVFFSYNANMGLPFVPTYRINAELPTGASLVQGNEVRIAGVRVGIVNSVKAKQLDNGRTIAKLDLKLDKSAQPVPVNSTITVRQRSAMGLKYLLLTPGDSAEGLKPGGTIPLSQATPETVDMDQWFNMFQPDVRRAIQRNLAEYGGMFAARGDAVNEILGELPPLLKVAEPVTRNLSSKQTDLEGFIKGLSQAAAEVAPVADQQAEMFVALNTTFDALAEVARPYMQDSITEGVKTQLVIQREAPRIRPFLNTSARFMKAFYPGAKALGESAPIVSSSFDVGIPVLNSSPRLYNELGPTARSLRQFGASTQVNRGIDTLINTSRILKPLMAYVGPAQNVCNYLALTLRNVPETMSMGNGDGRWVRAISTFAPLGPNAESVPAAAPANGGGINPDAAGKNFLHSNPYPWTASPGQPRACAAGNEIYQAGRQVIGNEMGSLATPVDMTEGQSQKQLNWGKGQ